Proteins encoded by one window of Enterococcus saccharolyticus subsp. saccharolyticus:
- a CDS encoding phytoene desaturase family protein: MKKIIVIGAGVAGLSAAVRLQKLGYNVHLYEKEHQPGGKMNQIKQGGFTFDVGPTIVMMPEIYREIFEFCGENPDHYIPMEKVDPMLKLFFRNEDPLAFSNDLVELTQSLESISEEDAKGYFAFLASIYQRYLIAKKHFITRSFRNFWDFYNPKSLYAGLRLKTFSDAYSSISKFVKDERLRKTLAFQTLYIGVSPYQGPSLYTIIPMIELFYGVYFIKGGMYTLATSMNQLFKKLGGVCHYGEPVDEIVIENKTAIGVKVAGQFIEADSIVCGADFPYAMQHLIPNEKQRGKYTNKKIANMDYSCSCFLLYLGLDKKYPDNTLHSIYFADDFKKNIDDLFEDGVLPDDPSFYLYRPSLMDDTLAPENQEGLYVLVPVPELSKYQNWSEDSIQLFRNRIIELIKERSVFKDIDEHIVMETYYTPKEFEKNFNAYYGATFGLKPTLAQSNYYRPHNKFNYANNLYFCGSSTHPGAGVPIVMQSAKLAVEELVRDEN, from the coding sequence ATGAAAAAAATAATCGTTATAGGAGCTGGCGTAGCAGGGCTCTCAGCTGCAGTTCGTTTACAAAAATTAGGATACAATGTTCATCTATACGAAAAAGAGCATCAACCTGGTGGGAAAATGAATCAAATCAAACAAGGTGGTTTTACGTTTGATGTTGGGCCAACCATTGTGATGATGCCTGAAATTTATCGCGAAATTTTTGAATTTTGCGGAGAAAATCCCGATCACTACATTCCAATGGAAAAAGTAGATCCTATGTTAAAATTATTCTTTCGCAATGAAGATCCATTAGCTTTTTCTAACGATTTAGTAGAATTAACACAATCATTAGAATCTATATCCGAGGAGGACGCAAAAGGTTACTTTGCTTTTTTAGCAAGTATTTATCAAAGATATTTGATTGCCAAAAAGCATTTTATTACAAGGTCCTTTCGAAATTTTTGGGATTTTTACAATCCAAAGTCGTTATATGCAGGTTTACGCTTGAAAACATTTAGTGATGCTTATTCGTCTATTTCAAAATTTGTTAAAGACGAGCGTTTAAGAAAAACTTTGGCGTTTCAAACTTTATATATTGGTGTTTCACCTTACCAAGGTCCCTCTTTATATACAATTATTCCTATGATTGAGTTATTTTATGGAGTTTATTTTATTAAGGGTGGTATGTATACCTTAGCAACTTCAATGAACCAATTATTTAAAAAACTTGGAGGTGTTTGTCACTATGGGGAACCTGTTGATGAGATAGTTATTGAAAATAAAACAGCAATAGGAGTTAAAGTGGCTGGCCAGTTTATTGAAGCAGATTCCATCGTTTGCGGTGCTGATTTTCCTTACGCTATGCAACATTTGATTCCAAATGAAAAGCAACGCGGAAAATATACGAATAAAAAAATTGCTAATATGGATTATTCTTGCTCCTGCTTTTTGCTTTACTTAGGGTTGGATAAGAAGTATCCCGACAATACATTGCATAGTATCTATTTTGCAGATGATTTCAAAAAAAATATTGATGATTTATTTGAAGATGGCGTCTTACCCGATGACCCATCATTTTATTTGTATCGACCATCTTTAATGGATGATACGTTAGCTCCAGAAAATCAAGAAGGATTATATGTTTTAGTACCAGTGCCAGAATTATCTAAATATCAAAACTGGTCAGAAGATAGTATACAATTATTCCGTAATCGAATCATTGAATTAATTAAGGAGCGTTCGGTATTTAAAGACATTGATGAGCATATTGTCATGGAAACTTATTATACGCCAAAAGAGTTTGAAAAAAATTTCAATGCCTATTATGGTGCAACATTTGGTTTAAAACCAACATTAGCTCAAAGTAATTACTATCGTCCGCATAACAAGTTTAATTATGCTAACAATCTTTATTTTTGTGGTAGTAGTACCCATCCAGGAGCCGGTGTTCCCATTGTTATGCAAAGTGCAAAACTGGCAGTAGAGGAGTTAGTTAGAGATGAAAATTAA
- a CDS encoding phytoene/squalene synthase family protein yields MKINQQNIFEDRKQAFKICEQTIKQHSKSFYAAFSQLPKKKAQSIYAIYTFCRVADDIVDEEKDAQKLQQLFQELELFEAGSVPNHPMWLALEAVFSEFPMDIRPFYDMLIGQRMDLNFQQPKTQQELLDYAYYVAGSVGLMLLPVLSPTPTKIITPAKKLGEAMQLTNILRDIGEDYRLGRIYLPKEDMLRYQITTTHLEKQIISDNFINLWEALAKKAEKLYNESLEMIPFIANDARHALLSALMIYKELLPEIRRNHYNIYEKKHVVSTRRKIELIHALKRNM; encoded by the coding sequence ATGAAAATTAATCAGCAAAATATTTTTGAAGATCGCAAACAAGCATTTAAAATTTGCGAACAAACTATCAAACAACATTCAAAGTCTTTCTATGCAGCTTTTTCTCAACTACCAAAAAAGAAAGCTCAAAGTATTTATGCAATTTATACATTCTGTCGAGTAGCTGATGATATAGTAGACGAAGAGAAAGATGCTCAAAAATTACAACAACTTTTTCAAGAATTAGAATTATTTGAAGCAGGATCAGTTCCCAATCATCCAATGTGGCTAGCCTTAGAGGCCGTTTTTAGTGAATTTCCAATGGATATCCGCCCCTTTTATGATATGTTAATAGGACAACGAATGGATTTGAATTTTCAACAGCCAAAAACACAACAAGAACTATTAGATTATGCCTATTATGTAGCTGGTAGTGTAGGGTTAATGCTTCTACCTGTGCTATCTCCTACCCCAACTAAAATTATCACACCTGCAAAAAAATTAGGCGAAGCAATGCAGTTGACGAATATTTTGCGAGATATTGGAGAAGATTATCGTTTAGGTAGAATTTATCTTCCGAAAGAAGATATGCTTCGTTACCAAATTACAACAACACATTTAGAAAAACAAATTATATCAGACAATTTTATTAATCTTTGGGAAGCACTAGCAAAAAAAGCAGAAAAACTGTATAATGAATCCTTAGAAATGATTCCTTTTATTGCAAATGACGCACGTCACGCACTCTTAAGTGCACTTATGATTTACAAAGAATTACTCCCTGAAATTAGAAGAAACCACTATAATATTTATGAAAAGAAACACGTGGTTAGTACTCGTAGAAAAATTGAGTTAATTCATGCATTAAAAAGAAACATGTAA
- a CDS encoding cation-translocating P-type ATPase: MKFYQKGKKELIEKYQVDLENGLTDTKVASLREKYGENRLPEDKEDPYWKVFLKNFKEPIVIVLMGAVVLSLLSAFYSIQIQGDLKHGRESLYEAAAVIILIIVNACLGFWQEISARKSLNSLKEMNSRQAMVLRNGDWQKVDVTDVVVGDLVKVIVGDFVEADVRWITTDELQVIESHLTGEADAIQKNTKTILENVEVGDRKNMGFSGSTVSNGQGIGLVVAVGSETELGNIAQLIQSVASKPSPLQNTVNKLTKTLMLISAGVIVFTFITGIIQAGDLSFESIGSVLSTSIALAVASIPDALPAVLSIVLTIGATKMAKNNGLIKSLSSVETLGATSYICSDKTGTLTKNEMTVVKFYSNGYYYNVSGLGYEPVGTIEPIEHSKEVSINEFLTGAVLCNDAKIQEVQGSYKPLGNPTEVALTVLGLKAGIRKEEMLDNKEIVRTLPFTSSRKMMSVIVKENNIYTLYTKGAPDVLIEKSRGVLIDNQINSEVKIKNQFTRTVETYAEQALRTLAVGYRELTKDEADNGTIEDLEQDLVITGVAGIIDPAREEVKESVQTLKQANVEVVMITGDHEKTAKAIALDLGIVEQVTAPVIKGIEIEEMTDDELFRNVKTTNIYARVSPEHKQRIVKQLQKHGQIVAMTGDGVNDAPALRAADIGIAMGIAGTEVTKDSADLILLDDKFTTIEQSVQGGRTIYANIKNFMRHELTTNVAEVLALLIGLIFFTQSVGNVSAATPTLTALMVLWVNMISDAVPSFALGYDVSESDIMKEKPRNPNESVLANYTWSRVLIRGIFMGVLVYFAFLWAAYQGLSSNQAQTVAFLTLVYGQLWHVFDARSAKTLFRRNPFENKYLVAAVIFAGISSFLVTIIPFFNVVMGTAPLTMNIYLLVLFLPALPTLILSGIKELFGIKIW; encoded by the coding sequence ATGAAGTTTTATCAAAAAGGAAAAAAGGAATTAATCGAAAAGTACCAAGTAGACTTAGAGAATGGTCTTACAGATACTAAAGTAGCTAGTTTGAGAGAAAAATATGGAGAAAATCGATTACCAGAAGACAAGGAAGATCCTTATTGGAAAGTATTTTTGAAGAACTTTAAGGAGCCGATTGTCATTGTATTGATGGGTGCAGTTGTTTTATCATTATTAAGTGCGTTTTATTCGATTCAAATTCAAGGGGATTTAAAACATGGGAGAGAATCGTTATACGAAGCAGCAGCAGTAATTATTTTAATTATCGTCAATGCGTGTTTGGGATTTTGGCAAGAAATTAGTGCACGGAAAAGCCTAAATTCTTTAAAAGAAATGAATAGTAGACAAGCCATGGTTTTACGAAATGGAGACTGGCAAAAAGTAGATGTAACGGATGTTGTTGTAGGTGATTTAGTTAAGGTTATTGTAGGAGATTTTGTGGAAGCGGATGTTCGTTGGATAACTACAGATGAATTACAGGTGATTGAATCTCATTTAACAGGTGAAGCAGATGCGATTCAAAAAAATACCAAGACTATTTTAGAGAATGTTGAAGTCGGTGATCGGAAAAATATGGGATTCTCTGGTTCAACAGTTTCGAATGGACAAGGTATCGGTCTGGTTGTAGCAGTAGGTTCTGAAACAGAGTTGGGAAATATTGCTCAATTGATTCAGTCAGTTGCATCTAAACCTTCGCCATTACAAAATACTGTTAATAAATTAACAAAAACATTAATGTTAATTTCAGCCGGTGTTATTGTATTTACATTTATCACAGGAATTATTCAAGCAGGCGATCTTAGCTTTGAATCTATTGGCTCAGTTTTATCAACTTCTATTGCACTTGCAGTAGCATCGATTCCAGATGCACTTCCTGCTGTTTTATCAATTGTGCTAACGATTGGCGCTACTAAAATGGCTAAAAATAATGGGCTAATTAAATCCCTTTCAAGTGTTGAAACATTAGGAGCTACTTCTTATATTTGCTCCGACAAAACCGGAACATTAACAAAAAATGAAATGACAGTGGTTAAATTCTATAGTAATGGCTATTACTATAATGTTTCGGGATTAGGATATGAGCCTGTTGGTACAATTGAGCCAATAGAACACTCGAAAGAAGTTAGTATAAATGAGTTTTTGACAGGTGCAGTTTTATGTAATGATGCCAAAATTCAAGAAGTGCAAGGTAGCTACAAACCTTTAGGGAATCCTACTGAGGTTGCATTAACTGTTCTTGGATTGAAAGCTGGTATTCGTAAAGAAGAAATGTTGGATAACAAAGAAATTGTTCGCACACTGCCATTTACTAGTAGCCGCAAAATGATGAGTGTCATTGTTAAAGAAAATAATATCTATACACTTTATACAAAAGGTGCACCTGATGTTTTAATTGAAAAAAGTCGAGGAGTTCTAATTGATAATCAGATAAATAGTGAGGTGAAAATTAAAAATCAATTTACACGCACTGTCGAAACATATGCCGAGCAGGCGCTTCGAACGCTAGCTGTGGGGTATCGAGAATTAACAAAAGATGAAGCAGATAACGGCACTATAGAAGACTTGGAACAAGATTTAGTGATCACAGGTGTTGCAGGCATCATTGATCCTGCTCGTGAAGAAGTAAAAGAGTCTGTACAAACACTGAAACAAGCAAATGTTGAAGTAGTCATGATTACAGGGGATCATGAAAAAACAGCCAAAGCAATTGCACTAGATTTGGGTATTGTAGAACAAGTAACGGCTCCAGTAATTAAAGGGATAGAAATTGAAGAAATGACTGATGATGAGTTGTTTCGTAATGTAAAAACGACAAATATTTATGCTAGAGTTTCTCCTGAACATAAACAACGAATTGTAAAGCAATTACAAAAACATGGACAAATTGTTGCAATGACTGGAGATGGTGTGAATGATGCACCAGCACTTAGAGCAGCAGATATTGGTATTGCAATGGGGATTGCTGGTACAGAAGTGACAAAAGATTCTGCAGATTTGATTTTGTTAGATGACAAATTTACAACTATCGAGCAATCAGTTCAAGGTGGTAGAACCATTTATGCGAATATCAAGAATTTTATGCGTCACGAACTTACAACGAATGTAGCTGAAGTGTTAGCTTTACTTATTGGATTGATTTTCTTTACACAATCTGTTGGAAATGTTTCTGCTGCGACGCCAACACTAACTGCATTAATGGTTTTATGGGTGAATATGATTAGTGATGCTGTCCCATCATTTGCATTAGGATATGATGTCTCTGAATCGGATATTATGAAAGAAAAGCCTAGAAATCCAAATGAGTCAGTATTAGCGAACTATACTTGGTCAAGAGTGTTAATCCGAGGAATCTTTATGGGGGTGTTGGTGTATTTCGCCTTCCTTTGGGCAGCTTATCAAGGTTTGAGTAGTAATCAAGCGCAAACGGTCGCATTTTTAACGTTGGTTTATGGTCAATTGTGGCATGTGTTTGATGCGCGTAGTGCCAAAACATTATTCCGTAGAAATCCTTTTGAGAATAAATATTTAGTTGCTGCAGTAATATTCGCAGGTATTTCTTCATTTTTAGTTACAATTATTCCATTTTTCAACGTTGTTATGGGAACAGCACCATTGACAATGAATATCTATCTATTGGTGTTGTTTCTTCCCGCTTTACCAACACTTATCTTATCAGGTATTAAGGAATTATTTGGTATTAAAATTTGGTAA
- a CDS encoding TetR/AcrR family transcriptional regulator produces MYEEILDVAEQLFMTQGYQATSTRQITQILGVTQPTIYYHFKKKEDIYYQVMLRLSNDVEINLKKIANASNSALEIKLLEMVEFLKAKHPFNLFVMMHDIQHTVSKETSMKLYQLFLKSYKSPFIQLLQENKNHLQHSVDIDFAVSQLFILMAAYLDSTDRSEDFSKRIYLYLHGIYQSE; encoded by the coding sequence ATGTATGAAGAAATTTTAGATGTAGCCGAACAGCTATTCATGACTCAAGGATATCAAGCTACATCTACCAGACAAATCACACAAATTTTGGGCGTAACACAACCGACAATTTACTATCATTTTAAAAAGAAGGAAGATATTTACTATCAAGTTATGTTGCGTTTATCAAATGACGTAGAGATTAACTTAAAAAAAATTGCAAACGCGTCAAATTCTGCCTTAGAGATAAAATTATTAGAGATGGTTGAATTTTTAAAAGCTAAGCATCCTTTTAATTTATTTGTAATGATGCATGATATACAGCATACAGTATCTAAAGAAACTTCTATGAAACTGTATCAATTGTTTTTAAAATCTTATAAATCTCCGTTTATCCAGCTACTACAAGAAAATAAAAATCATCTACAACATTCAGTGGATATTGATTTTGCAGTAAGTCAATTATTTATATTGATGGCAGCATACTTAGATAGCACGGATAGAAGTGAAGATTTCTCTAAAAGAATCTATTTATACTTACATGGGATATACCAGTCCGAATAA
- a CDS encoding ABC transporter ATP-binding protein gives MSAIEFQQVKKIFKDGANTIEALKETNFSVEKGEFVAIIGPSGSGKSTFLTIAGGLQSPSKGRVLINNQSFSDKKEKERAKIRFKEIGFILQASNLIPFLTVQDQLVLVDKVRKKKHIENQLFQDLGIEKLVNKYPEELSGGERQRVAIARALYHDPSIILADEPTASLDTEKAYEVVEILANETKQKQKATIMVTHDLRMTDFCDRVFIMKDGILTRREKL, from the coding sequence ATGAGTGCAATTGAATTTCAGCAAGTGAAAAAAATTTTTAAAGATGGGGCAAATACAATCGAAGCCTTAAAAGAAACCAATTTTTCTGTCGAGAAAGGTGAATTTGTTGCAATAATTGGTCCATCAGGATCTGGAAAAAGTACTTTTCTAACGATTGCGGGCGGATTACAATCTCCTAGTAAAGGACGAGTATTAATTAACAATCAATCTTTTAGTGATAAAAAAGAAAAAGAACGTGCAAAAATACGATTTAAAGAAATTGGTTTTATTTTACAAGCTTCAAACTTGATACCTTTTTTAACCGTACAAGATCAATTAGTTTTAGTGGACAAGGTTCGCAAAAAAAAACATATAGAAAATCAATTGTTTCAAGATTTAGGTATTGAAAAATTAGTTAATAAATATCCTGAAGAATTATCTGGAGGTGAACGGCAACGAGTGGCCATCGCTCGTGCGCTGTATCATGATCCGTCTATTATCTTAGCAGATGAACCCACAGCCAGTTTGGATACAGAAAAAGCATACGAAGTAGTAGAAATACTGGCGAATGAAACGAAACAAAAACAAAAAGCCACCATCATGGTCACTCATGATTTAAGAATGACTGATTTTTGTGACCGTGTGTTTATTATGAAAGATGGTATATTGACTAGAAGGGAAAAACTATGA